The DNA window CCTGCAATAATTTACTCCCTTCGGTCCCAACGCAAGGAACGGCTTGGGGAGAAAAACGCCATGCCCGGCAATCCCGCAGAAACACCCTGCTCCTCTGCCGGCTTCCCGAGGAGCGTGAGACGCACGTTGTGCCTCCTCTCCTGTCGGTCTGCAAGTTTAGAAGAAAGCCCCAGCGATTAAGacattgtttttattaataCGAATGTAACCTTCATATTCCTGTGGTTGACCTTACGTTAAATTAGAAGTAGTACTAGAGGCAAGAAATGATGGACTGGATCCCTGTGTCCTAGTTGGAGCTGAGGTACGGCGAGGTAGTGTGCTCTTTCAATATTATTTTACGCAGCACAACTGGGAGCTACTCCAGATCTTCCTCCTCAATATTCAGCCTAGGTAGGGTTGAAATAAATTTAACCTGAGTTCACTGGATTTTTGCACTTTATCAAAATCAGTTCCAATATTGTGCAGTCaaattaaaatctattttttgaTTCTCTGTGGCTTTAAGTTCATTAAATGTGAAATTGGCAGCCAACTAAAGAAGGTCAGGCTGATTAACTGTTTAGGAGTTGTATTCTGTCTCACTTGCGTTACCTGGCAGTGTTTTGAGGTGGGTTGTATTTGTAGTACCCTCTCCTGCTCGCTGCTGTTAGCGTGCCTGTTGTGTTGCGCAGACAGAGGAACACTGACACGGTgctggtatttattttttttcccctcgtGAAAGGCAGTGGGGATGGAGACTGCACAGAGATTGCCAAGGTATTTCTCTGCAAATgtaatgtaataaaaaaaaaaaaaaaaaaaaaaaacaacagaaaagagaGCCGAGTCTGCCTCGTTAGAGCATCCACTGACGATTCTGTGAGCAGAAATAGCCTCATAATGAAGCTTTTTGGAGCTCATTCAGAAAATTTGTCAACTTTGACAACATTAGGCAAGGTATTTTGAGTTTAAAGAAGGCGCTTCTCACTGTTGTGAGGAAATGTGGCAGCTGCTTGGCCAGGCTGATTTTTAGATGCTGAAGGCCACCAGTGCTAACATGTTCAAGATAATTTAGGCATTCGCTTATTTCAggattaaaaaatgcaaaatgactGATTGCCTTATTTCCTTAAGTACTAAAAAATATCCCAGCTAATATCTCTGAGTGGACTTGGTGTTGAACTTGCTGTTTATTTGGATCCCGAGGAGTAGCTCAAAAGTGAGAGGTGCCTCCCCCCACTCCGCAGGCATTTCTGCTGCACTTGTTTTTTATCATTTCGGTTTTCtgccttatttatttatttatttgcctcATACCCTCCCCTTTCTCTCCCCCCCCCTCGGGTGTATAACTCCTGcctttaggattttttttaaattggaagCTGCAAATGGGCcgatggggacagtgacacaaaTCCGTGCGTTTACGTCTGCACGTGCGTTCTGAGTGCTGCGTATCTGCCCTGCGTGTCGGTGCCTGGGTGTGTGTGCCCATGCAGGCTGGCTCTCCCCCTCTTCTCTTTTACACACATGCACACGTTACCTGCACGGCCTGTACAGGGAACGTGCAGCATCTGTGTGTATTGGAACACCTTCTGTCTGCACCGTATTTTTGAATTTTAGAAAGTGGGTCTGGCTGGTGGAAGATACACACCCAtgtgtgtgagagtgtgtgCAGTGCTTTTAGCCTTGAATTCATGTACATAAATAATACATTCAGCAATAAAACACCATTTTCCCTTCTTGTCATACTACCAGAAGAGTTTTGCAGTGTATTCTTTCAGCCTATCCATTTAATTTTAGCACCGAATCGTTCAAGGAGTCAGAAATGTGCCCTCATGTAGGAACACGGAGACAGTTGCGGTGCTTGGCCTCCGAGTTCTGCATGctacagctgctcctgcagaatCTCTTCCCTGTAACTGATGAATCCCTGTCCTCAGTGCCGTGCTGACAGCCGTGTTGTATGGATTTGGTTGGGGGGGAGCAGGCAGACTCCAGAGCGGGGTGTAATATTCATGAAGAAGGGGCTCGGTGCGTTCCTCCCCCCTGCACCCGGTGCCTTTCCCCGAGAGCTCTAACCATTCTCCTTTTGTTTCTCAAACTGCAGCCGAACCTCTTGAAGCCATTCTCACTGATGACGAACCTGAACATGGCACATTGGGAGCTCCAGAAGGGGACCACGACCTCCTCACTTGTGGCCAGTGTCAGATGAACTTTCCGTTGGGGgacattcttatttttattgaGCACAAACGGAAACAATGCAATGGCAGTCTCTGCCTAGAGAAGGCTGTGGATAAGCCACCTTCACCCTCACCAAGTGAGCTGAAAAAAGCATCCAATCCCGTGGAGGTTGGCATCCAGGTTACGCCAGAGGATGACGATTGTTTATCAACGTCATCTAGAGGAATTTGCCCTAAACAGGAACATATAGCAGGTAAATTAAAGCAAGGAGAAGTGTTTGCGAGTTGATTTCTGTTTCAGTTGCAATGTAGCATGTTGGCAGTCGTGCGCTGCCGTGTCTGTGTGTTCTGCTCGCCGTGACGGCCGGGGTGTCCATGCCCTGCCTGCCTCGGGTTAGCGGTGTTTCCTGGTGCCTGCGCAGCGGCAGGAGCAACAGGCACGTGCCGTGCCAGCCGGTGTTTCTGGCCGTATTGTTTGAGGCCACTCTCGTGATTTGCCTGCATTGTAGTCACCGTCTCCCGGTGTCGCCTGCCGGAGCGCCGTGGGAGGAGGGTTCTGAGGCTGCCGCGCGAGAAAGCGAGGAGCTTTTGAGTCTTTGGCAAAGTCAGGAGTGAAAGAGTTAACCGAGCATCCGCCAGCCTTGGTTCCATATTGGCTGTCAGCGTATGGACTGTAATTAAACACAGCCCCATGGCAAAGTGACACCACCGACCTTGACTTTAAGATGCCATTTTCGACTGGCCAGGCCAGAGTAGAGAGGGCAGTTGCTGAAGCGCACAGACATGCTTATTCGAAAAGTTTAAGGGCATGTTGGAAATTTCAAAAGGTTGGTTTGACAGGAAaggctgctctctgcagcctgCCTCCTCAGCCAAATGATAAATGCTTCGCTGTGCTCTCTCTTGTCTCTGATGTGGTTTTGACAGATGTATCTTGATTTTGTTTGCGGTTTACACAACCACATGTCAGCCGTACAAATGTCCAAGGCAGAGTTCTGTTTTGTGCAACAAACAATatgaaatgtaatttaaaaaaagagaaaagggtaaataattccatttcatagcataatttaaaaaaaaaaaataaaaatcaggaagCCATTGGCCATGCAGATATTTTCACAAATggggttaaaaaaataaaagtgtgcCATGCAGAAGAAAATCCCAGAACCCTGGGAGTGTAACAAGGCACGCTCTGCTTTTAAAACCCTACTAGTAAACAAAAGTACCGCCCATTTGCAGCGAGCGTTTCAGATCACTTCGAACCACGCCAATACTGCCAGTCGAAAAAGGCGAGACCGCAGTGTATCAACCCCAACGAATGCCTGAACCAGTTTCAAACTCCCCCTCCAGTGGTGTTTGGGATGTGGCATTGCTGGTACCGCTCTTCGGGGAGCCCACAGGACTGCTCGGGGTTGTTGGAGGCGCAGTACATCATCACATGATGTGCTGGAGCTTGTCTTGGGCTTGCTTTGGCCACAAAGTTAAACCATAATAGGGCAGTAGGCACTGGGAGGTTCAGCGGGATCCTCCCGCAGCCTTCCCTGGCCTTCAAGCCGGCTGCCAAACtgtgctggagagctgcagttttggaggttttgtggtGGCAGCAGATCCGTATCGGTGCACGGGTGTCTGCCTGCGCAcgtgtctgtgtgcagagccATGTGCGTGCACACGCAGACGTCATGTCAACAAGTATGTGCTGTTTCTGCAGAGTAATCGGTCTTTCCTCGAAACGCCAATATCTCTACATTTAAGGGGAAACACGGGCTCAGCTACTGCTAAGCTACATTTTGAATGAGCCTTAACCCCCCCAATAATTCCCCACCAGACACGGATATTAAAGGTGAGGTTTCTTTCCCAGAGTGGTAGAGGGCAGTGCCCATTTCCATGTGCTGCCTGCGATCTGACGGAAAGCGAGCAGAAGTGTAGGGCATGATTAATGAAGCAGGAGCCTGGCGGAAGGGATTTGTAGTCTTCCAAGCTCTGGAGCCATACTAAATCACCAAATATGGAGGAGCGGCGGTATGATGTAACGCAGTATTTACGTACGGCGCCGCTCCGCTCAAAAGACAAAACACAGTATCTGTCAAGCAAGAATTAAACATGCTGTCATCCCTGTGGTCCCAGATAGGTCCCTGGGCTGGAGGGATGGCCACGCCAAGGAGTTCTGCAGGACGGGAACCTCCTCTGCTGAGGGCTTTGCTCTGGCACTCCTTTGGCACGGGAGGCTCAGTGAGCCAAGTCTGGCTTTCGCGTGGCGCAGGTGACGCGAAGCGAGGAGGATTTGGGCTCGCGCGCCGTCACGGGGCCGTTAATTCAGAAAGGGCCGTGGTTTTAACTGACTGTAAATGCTTCACTGAGTGGAGGAggtggctggggacaggggcacagTTGCAGGGCCTGATTCTGCTCGCTTGTATACTTAGGTGGGCTTGACTTGGGagcaggcttggtgctgtgcaGGAGGTCCATAGAGCAAGCTGTGAGTGTGTCCTGAGTAGAGATGGAGTTGTGGTTGTCAGGAATCTTCTGCCCAAAGGTTTCTGGCTGTGGTCCCCAGCCGTACCTTTATGGGTGGACGGTCCAAGAATGTGGGTTCTCTGCACttccctggctgggctgtagcTGAGAAGCGCTGGGGTCCCATGATTCTTCCTGTTGGTTGGAAAtgcagcctggctttgggaaagggagaaggtACACCAGGAGTTATGAGGTCTTGCAGTGTTCCTCCCCTTTGTGTTTTCATCTCCCTTTTCAGCTGGATGAGTTCAGCTCTCTCTTGTCACAAAGAAGTGTGGTGATAGCTGGAGTGACCCATTGCTCATAGCCAGTAGTTGGAGTCCGGCAGTAAAATTTCCAGTGAGGGTCTTGGAGGCTGAGCTGTGAAGTTCAGGCTTCAGGAAGATCCCTGCAAAGAACCTCAAACTCTTCTAATTCAGCTGTTTATATCTGATTTCTGTGCAAGAATGCTAAATGCAATATTTAAGTGTGTaattaagggggaaaaaaaaaagatagaggCCACCTTTGGAAAAATACACAGAAGTTGGGGAAGTGATTCTTTCTGCTAAGAGAccataaaatacatattttctagCAATATAAAAATGTTCCAAATTAGTTGCGAGGCCAGAAGAGGTGTTCCAGGTTAGCCCTGGATACAGAGGTGCTGTGGGTGAGCTCCGGGTGCAgttttttccctgcctgcagtTTTGTAGTCAGTAAGTTGGGGTGCTACAGTAAAAGAGAACCTTAAGTAATGGTTAAAGGTGtacagaggaggaaggaggcagTGACTTATTCAAATGCAGGGAGAAATACTGTCTGTTTTAATTGTCCTTAAGCTGCTCTTCATCTTGCTGTTTTCCAGAGACAGGAATGAGGACAGGagcatatatatttatatatatatgtgtgtgtgtgtgcgacCTGTGCAGCAGCCGTGGGGTCCACATAGGTGCAGGCATGTGTCCATACCTGGCTCTTCCATGTGGGTGTCTGCctgtgcacagctctgccttgctATAAAATTTTGAGTGATGCTGATCCAGCACTGGAGCTGAAATGCCATAAatttaactgaaaattaatAGGATATGTTGTGTGGGTCCAACGAGGCAGCTTTCATCAATATGTATGTCAAAGCCTCACCACCAGATACCGGCAGCCCGTGATTTGCAGTGAGGGAGACGGCAGGGCTTTAGTTATCCGCTCTCGTATTTTACAATAGGGGGAAATATTAACTGAAGTATCTGGAGATCAGTGAATGTAAAATCGCTGTTCACTTATTGAAAAGCCGAGGAAATATTTATCGCCCGCCCGTGTCAG is part of the Poecile atricapillus isolate bPoeAtr1 chromosome 3, bPoeAtr1.hap1, whole genome shotgun sequence genome and encodes:
- the BCL11A gene encoding B-cell lymphoma/leukemia 11A isoform X5, translating into MSRRKQGKPQHLSKREFSPEPLEAILTDDEPEHGTLGAPEGDHDLLTCGQCQMNFPLGDILIFIEHKRKQCNGSLCLEKAVDKPPSPSPSELKKASNPVEVGIQVTPEDDDCLSTSSRGICPKQEHIAGKDEPSSYTCTTCKQPFNSAWFLLQHAQNTHGLRIYLESEHGSPLTPRVRRTPPAGAAPREPRMSGSFRMEVQEHLNSERR